Proteins from one Vibrio pomeroyi genomic window:
- a CDS encoding aspartate aminotransferase family protein: MTMTNQEPVLKATHFRSEGDVNTTPAREKWNESLNDDATQAMLKRDSDVFLHQAMSTPCLDTLEAAEGIYIQDATGKKYMDFHGNNVHQLGYGHPHIINKVTQQMESLPFSPRRFTNETAVQCAEKLTQICGGDLNRVLFAPGGTSVIGMALKLARHVTNNFKVVSLWDSFHGASLDAISVGGEACFREGMGPLMAGVERIPPAVSYRGAFPLNDSLSRRGQNSSDNNETACDVHYADYLEYVIEKEGGIGAFIAEAVRNTDVQVPSKAYWKRIREICDKHNVMLIIDDIPNGIGRSGEWFTHQAFDIEPDILCIGKGFGGGLVPIAAMVTKDKYNTAAQVSLGHYTHEKSPIGCAAALATMEVIEQENLLEKVQADSVFVREQLLQMKEKYPVIGDVRGIGLLWGVELVTDHITKTRAFDEAEAVLYQCLNDGLSFKVSQGNVIQLSPPLIISRSELEVALSVFEKAIAKVCKDFEYL; this comes from the coding sequence ATGACGATGACCAATCAAGAGCCAGTTCTAAAGGCGACACACTTTCGAAGCGAAGGCGATGTGAACACAACACCAGCACGCGAGAAATGGAACGAATCGCTAAACGATGATGCGACTCAAGCAATGTTAAAACGTGACTCTGACGTGTTTCTTCATCAAGCGATGTCAACGCCTTGCCTAGATACACTTGAAGCCGCAGAGGGCATCTACATTCAAGATGCGACTGGCAAGAAATACATGGACTTTCACGGTAACAATGTTCATCAGCTGGGTTATGGCCACCCACACATCATTAATAAAGTAACTCAGCAAATGGAGTCATTGCCGTTTTCACCGCGTCGCTTCACCAATGAAACCGCCGTTCAGTGCGCTGAAAAGCTAACACAGATCTGTGGTGGTGATTTGAATCGCGTGCTGTTTGCTCCAGGTGGTACTTCTGTTATCGGCATGGCACTCAAACTGGCTCGACATGTCACCAACAACTTCAAGGTCGTTTCATTGTGGGATTCATTCCACGGTGCGTCACTGGATGCAATTTCAGTGGGTGGTGAAGCCTGTTTCCGCGAAGGTATGGGGCCATTGATGGCTGGCGTAGAACGTATTCCACCGGCGGTTTCCTATCGTGGTGCTTTCCCGCTCAATGACTCTTTGTCGCGTCGCGGGCAAAACTCAAGCGATAACAATGAGACGGCATGTGATGTGCACTATGCCGATTACCTTGAGTATGTGATTGAAAAGGAAGGCGGTATTGGAGCCTTCATCGCAGAAGCGGTTCGTAACACCGATGTTCAAGTGCCAAGTAAGGCTTATTGGAAACGCATCCGTGAGATCTGTGACAAACACAACGTCATGTTGATCATTGATGACATCCCAAATGGCATAGGTCGCAGCGGTGAATGGTTCACACACCAAGCGTTTGATATCGAACCTGACATCCTTTGTATTGGTAAAGGTTTTGGCGGCGGCTTGGTTCCAATTGCAGCCATGGTCACCAAAGACAAATACAACACGGCAGCGCAAGTATCACTTGGACACTACACCCATGAGAAAAGCCCTATTGGCTGCGCGGCGGCACTGGCTACCATGGAAGTGATTGAGCAAGAAAACCTACTTGAAAAAGTGCAAGCGGACAGCGTATTCGTTCGTGAACAACTGCTGCAAATGAAAGAGAAATACCCAGTTATTGGTGACGTTCGCGGTATCGGCCTACTTTGGGGTGTGGAATTGGTTACTGACCATATCACCAAAACCCGAGCGTTCGATGAAGCAGAAGCCGTACTTTACCAATGTCTGAACGATGGCCTGAGCTTCAAGGTGTCACAAGGTAACGTGATTCAATTAAGCCCGCCATTGATCATCAGCCGTAGCGAGCTAGAAGTCGCTCTGTCTGTCTTTGAAAAAGCGATAGCCAAAGTCTGCAAAGATTTTGAATACCTTTAA
- the phnW gene encoding 2-aminoethylphosphonate--pyruvate transaminase encodes MINEYLLLTPGPLSTSETVRQAMLKDWCTWDDEYNKDVVEVIRSKLVTLATKQAGYTSVLMQGSGTASVEATIGSVISNSGKLLVVDNGAYGARIAQIADYLNIPCHVVSPGETSQPDLNEMETALALDSDITHVAIVHCETTTGMLNPIEDIAKLAKQHNKTVILDAMSSFGGIPMDIADLGIDYMISSANKCIQGVPGFGFVIAKQSELEKCEGQARSLSLDLFDQWHCMESNHGKWRFTSPTHTVRAFYQALLELEQEGGIEARHNRYQTNQTTLVAGMRSLGFEPLLNDDLHSPIITSFYSPTHSDYQFKEFYDRLKEQGFVIYPGKVSNADCFRIGNIGEVYPSDIEALIGAVKNAMYWDIK; translated from the coding sequence ATGATAAACGAATATTTACTACTGACACCGGGTCCTCTATCTACTTCTGAAACCGTTCGCCAAGCAATGCTAAAAGATTGGTGTACTTGGGATGATGAATACAACAAAGACGTTGTTGAAGTGATTCGTAGCAAGCTAGTGACTTTGGCGACTAAGCAAGCGGGATACACAAGCGTATTAATGCAAGGTAGCGGCACGGCTTCAGTTGAAGCAACGATTGGTAGTGTTATCTCTAACAGCGGTAAGCTTCTGGTTGTTGATAACGGTGCGTACGGCGCTCGTATTGCTCAAATCGCAGACTATTTAAACATTCCATGCCATGTCGTTTCCCCAGGTGAAACATCACAGCCTGACTTGAACGAAATGGAAACGGCATTGGCATTGGATTCAGACATTACTCACGTTGCGATTGTGCACTGTGAAACCACGACTGGCATGCTGAATCCAATTGAAGACATTGCCAAATTGGCAAAACAACACAACAAAACCGTCATTCTTGATGCAATGTCGAGCTTTGGCGGTATCCCGATGGATATTGCTGACTTAGGCATCGACTACATGATCAGCTCGGCAAATAAGTGTATTCAAGGCGTACCGGGGTTCGGCTTTGTTATCGCCAAGCAATCGGAGCTGGAGAAGTGCGAGGGCCAAGCTCGCTCATTAAGCCTTGATCTGTTTGACCAATGGCACTGCATGGAAAGCAACCACGGTAAATGGCGATTCACGTCTCCAACTCACACGGTGCGTGCTTTCTACCAAGCTCTGCTTGAACTGGAACAGGAAGGCGGCATCGAAGCTCGTCATAATCGCTACCAAACCAATCAAACCACATTGGTTGCAGGTATGCGCTCTCTTGGTTTTGAGCCTCTGTTAAATGATGACCTTCATTCACCGATCATCACCTCTTTCTATTCTCCCACTCATAGCGATTACCAATTCAAGGAATTCTATGACCGTTTGAAAGAGCAAGGGTTTGTGATCTATCCGGGCAAGGTTTCAAACGCAGACTGCTTCCGCATCGGTAACATCGGTGAGGTTTACCCTTCTGACATTGAAGCCCTCATTGGCGCAGTGAAAAACGCTATGTACTGGGACATCAAATAA
- a CDS encoding putative 2-aminoethylphosphonate ABC transporter substrate-binding protein, whose translation MMKNRFMKGSLAALVTLLAGNAYAAQEVTVYTAFETDILAKYKNAFESENPDINIKWVRDSTGIMTAKLLAEKNNPRAEVVWGLAGSSMALLKEEGILKPYTPQGVEALRSNLNDPQSTQAWYGNDAFFNAVCFNEAVAKQLNLPAPKSWDDLTKPIYKGHIAMPNPASSGTGYMQVSAWLQNMGEDQGWNYMQKLDQNIAHYTHSGSKPCVQAGMGEVAIGISMASRGAKLKTQGAPLSVITPGGIGWESEAVGLVKPSDAAQRVVDWSISKAANELYIEMYPVVGHQDVTATIENFPNVEKNMAKMDFARMGSERADVLKTWSEKFDAKSEPKS comes from the coding sequence ATGATGAAAAACCGTTTTATGAAAGGATCACTTGCAGCATTAGTTACTCTATTAGCTGGTAATGCTTATGCAGCACAGGAAGTGACGGTTTACACAGCTTTTGAAACTGACATTTTAGCGAAATACAAAAACGCATTTGAAAGTGAAAACCCAGACATCAACATCAAATGGGTTCGTGATTCAACAGGAATCATGACGGCAAAATTATTGGCTGAGAAAAACAACCCTCGTGCAGAAGTCGTTTGGGGCCTTGCTGGTTCTTCAATGGCTCTACTTAAAGAAGAGGGCATTCTTAAGCCTTACACTCCTCAAGGTGTAGAGGCGCTGCGTTCAAACCTCAACGATCCGCAATCTACTCAAGCTTGGTATGGTAACGATGCATTCTTCAATGCGGTTTGTTTCAACGAAGCGGTAGCGAAACAACTTAACCTACCAGCACCTAAGTCTTGGGATGACTTAACGAAGCCTATCTACAAAGGTCACATTGCGATGCCAAACCCAGCGTCTTCTGGTACGGGTTACATGCAAGTATCGGCTTGGCTACAAAACATGGGTGAAGACCAAGGTTGGAACTACATGCAGAAGCTAGACCAAAACATTGCTCACTACACACACTCTGGTTCTAAGCCATGTGTTCAAGCGGGTATGGGTGAAGTTGCTATCGGTATCTCTATGGCGAGCCGCGGCGCTAAGCTGAAAACTCAAGGTGCACCACTTTCTGTGATTACGCCTGGAGGTATCGGCTGGGAATCTGAAGCGGTAGGTCTTGTTAAGCCGTCTGATGCAGCGCAACGTGTGGTCGATTGGTCTATCTCTAAAGCAGCAAACGAGCTGTACATCGAAATGTACCCAGTTGTTGGCCACCAAGATGTGACGGCAACAATTGAAAACTTCCCTAACGTCGAAAAGAACATGGCAAAAATGGACTTTGCACGCATGGGCAGCGAGCGTGCAGACGTATTGAAAACATGGTCTGAGAAGTTTGACGCTAAATCAGAGCCAAAATCTTAA
- a CDS encoding FAD-dependent oxidoreductase — translation MTKHYSYWFKQALEKEFGSIDAGLESAKPLQKDINCDIAIVGGGYTGLWTAILIKQQQPQKHIVVIEKGLCGSGASGANGGCMLTWSTKYPTLKKLYGKEQAKWLVKESEKVIYEIEAFCNEHNIDAHLYRSGTYYTATNEAQKGGMEPVVNELVKQGINSWKKCDQSLPDKAGSDRHIEGYYSEAAGSVQPALLARGLRRVAIDLGVEIHENTEMTSLDYGSPARIQTKGGSVFADKVILALNAWMLDHFKEFKRSIVVVSSDMVVTKPIPEKLKQFGPEKGAAVVDSRIFVHYYRDTQDGRLMLGKGGNKFSFANQVESMFNQTTNYLPILNQSFQKLFPKLEQSEFDYNWSGGSDRSVTGLPFFGNLKGQNNIYYGLGYSGNGVAQTRMGGKILSSMVLGTDNAWTCCGLTKGPLGHFPPEPFRWVGAMMVRDAVRRKENAEDSGNTPLWLDKQLAKLAGAAGKADKVE, via the coding sequence ATGACAAAACACTATTCATATTGGTTCAAGCAAGCACTAGAAAAGGAATTTGGCAGCATAGATGCAGGTCTAGAATCCGCGAAGCCACTGCAAAAAGACATTAACTGCGACATCGCTATTGTTGGCGGTGGTTACACCGGGTTATGGACGGCGATTTTAATCAAACAGCAGCAACCTCAAAAGCATATTGTAGTGATTGAAAAAGGATTGTGTGGCAGCGGTGCTTCTGGCGCGAACGGTGGCTGCATGCTGACGTGGTCGACAAAGTATCCAACGTTGAAGAAGCTCTACGGCAAAGAACAAGCAAAATGGCTGGTTAAAGAATCGGAAAAGGTCATTTACGAGATCGAAGCTTTCTGTAACGAACACAACATCGACGCGCATCTCTATCGCAGTGGCACTTATTACACGGCGACCAATGAAGCGCAAAAAGGTGGAATGGAACCTGTTGTAAATGAGTTGGTCAAGCAGGGCATCAACAGTTGGAAGAAGTGCGATCAGTCATTGCCCGATAAAGCTGGGTCAGATCGTCATATTGAAGGTTATTACTCAGAGGCTGCGGGTAGTGTGCAGCCAGCGTTATTGGCGAGAGGGTTACGCCGAGTTGCTATTGATCTAGGTGTCGAAATTCACGAAAACACAGAGATGACGTCACTCGATTACGGCTCTCCGGCTCGCATCCAAACCAAGGGTGGATCTGTCTTTGCTGATAAAGTGATTTTGGCGCTCAACGCGTGGATGCTCGATCACTTCAAAGAGTTCAAACGCAGCATTGTGGTTGTCTCGTCAGACATGGTGGTGACCAAACCAATTCCAGAAAAACTTAAACAGTTTGGCCCAGAGAAAGGAGCAGCAGTGGTGGACTCCCGCATCTTTGTTCACTACTACCGAGACACCCAAGATGGAAGATTGATGCTAGGCAAAGGTGGCAATAAATTCTCGTTTGCCAATCAAGTAGAAAGCATGTTTAACCAAACGACTAATTATCTGCCGATTCTCAATCAATCCTTCCAAAAACTGTTCCCTAAACTGGAACAAAGTGAATTCGACTACAACTGGTCGGGGGGCTCAGATCGATCGGTAACAGGATTGCCATTTTTCGGTAATCTAAAAGGCCAAAACAACATCTATTATGGGCTCGGTTACTCAGGTAATGGTGTTGCTCAAACTCGTATGGGCGGAAAGATCTTGTCGTCCATGGTACTCGGTACTGATAACGCTTGGACGTGTTGTGGACTCACCAAAGGACCGCTTGGACATTTCCCGCCAGAGCCATTTCGTTGGGTGGGTGCAATGATGGTACGTGATGCAGTACGAAGAAAAGAGAACGCGGAAGATTCTGGTAACACGCCATTGTGGCTAGATAAGCAATTGGCAAAGCTGGCTGGTGCGGCAGGTAAAGCCGACAAGGTAGAGTAA
- a CDS encoding HAD-IB family hydrolase, translating into MTTPLYVFDLDETLMDGNSAMIWNEFLVEKGLANEPSFLNEERRLMTLYVQGILNEDTYLEFATRSLAKKTHQEVCALLEECIDSKVLSKIFPQVMQGSWSSRTQGQPMVIISAIVSFIPACVAKRLNIPNVVGIELTEESGQYTAKILGLPNHPYGKSVGLKEWLEQYSTSSHQRQNNGDSINDLPQYELADRPHLVNPHERLSARSDSAPWCAVY; encoded by the coding sequence ATGACGACCCCGCTGTATGTATTTGATCTAGATGAAACACTCATGGACGGAAACAGCGCCATGATTTGGAATGAGTTTTTGGTTGAGAAAGGCTTAGCGAATGAACCTAGCTTTCTGAACGAAGAACGCCGGCTAATGACACTGTACGTTCAAGGTATTCTTAATGAAGATACTTACCTTGAATTTGCTACACGCTCTCTAGCGAAGAAGACACATCAAGAGGTGTGTGCTTTGTTAGAAGAGTGTATTGATAGCAAAGTTCTGAGCAAAATCTTTCCTCAAGTCATGCAGGGGAGTTGGTCTTCCAGAACACAAGGGCAGCCGATGGTGATCATTTCTGCGATCGTCTCATTCATTCCTGCGTGTGTCGCGAAAAGGCTTAATATTCCAAATGTTGTTGGCATCGAACTAACGGAAGAATCGGGTCAATACACTGCCAAAATTCTAGGGCTTCCAAATCACCCATACGGAAAGAGTGTTGGTTTGAAAGAGTGGCTAGAGCAGTACAGTACCTCGTCTCATCAACGTCAAAACAATGGTGATTCAATCAACGACTTGCCTCAATATGAATTGGCCGATCGCCCTCATCTCGTTAATCCACACGAACGTTTAAGCGCTCGTTCGGACTCTGCTCCATGGTGTGCGGTCTACTGA
- a CDS encoding putative 2-aminoethylphosphonate ABC transporter ATP-binding protein — translation MSNQTYLNIENVVKQFGQFTALKDISLSIEKGEFVCFLGPSGCGKTTLLRAIAGLDLPTSGSIEQNGNDTTFLPPEKRDFGIVFQSYALFPNLTVEENIAIGLKNQGMSTKEALETVESWLETIGLPTSGQKFPNQLSGGQQQRVALARALALSPGLLLLDEPLSALDAKVRTHLRDEICQLQRKLGITTIMVTHDQDEALTMADRIVVMNHGVIEQVGAPQEIYQKPVSRFVAEFVGSMNFIQASVAAQGKMRIAESMLPLPGLDNLEPKLGDVFDIAVRPEQIQFVDRFNESLPVRIVSSEFLGAFYRVECELQHDSTAKEIIVDVPVKEFNRLKLRRSDIRYVAFDQEGLRAYPSKSLQVMKDEAA, via the coding sequence ATGAGCAACCAAACTTATTTGAATATTGAAAACGTTGTAAAGCAATTTGGCCAATTTACAGCGCTAAAAGACATCTCCTTATCTATTGAAAAAGGCGAGTTCGTCTGTTTCCTTGGCCCGTCTGGCTGTGGAAAAACCACCTTATTACGTGCGATTGCAGGTTTAGATTTACCAACTTCTGGCTCTATCGAGCAAAACGGTAATGACACAACCTTCTTGCCGCCAGAAAAGCGTGACTTCGGCATTGTGTTCCAATCTTATGCTTTGTTCCCGAATCTTACTGTGGAAGAAAACATTGCGATTGGCCTTAAAAACCAAGGTATGTCGACCAAAGAAGCCCTTGAGACTGTTGAATCTTGGTTAGAAACCATCGGCTTACCAACGTCGGGTCAGAAATTCCCAAACCAACTGTCTGGTGGACAGCAGCAGCGTGTGGCTTTGGCTCGCGCTTTGGCACTGTCTCCTGGCTTGCTACTCCTTGATGAACCGCTGTCGGCATTGGATGCGAAGGTAAGAACACACCTGCGCGATGAGATCTGCCAACTGCAACGCAAGCTGGGTATCACCACTATTATGGTGACGCACGACCAAGATGAAGCTTTGACCATGGCTGACCGCATTGTGGTGATGAATCATGGAGTTATTGAGCAGGTCGGTGCTCCACAAGAGATCTACCAAAAACCAGTGAGCCGTTTCGTAGCTGAGTTTGTGGGCAGTATGAACTTCATTCAAGCGTCTGTAGCAGCCCAAGGAAAAATGCGTATTGCTGAGTCTATGTTGCCATTGCCCGGGCTAGATAACTTAGAACCAAAGCTGGGTGATGTGTTTGATATCGCGGTTCGTCCAGAGCAAATTCAGTTTGTTGATCGTTTTAATGAATCTTTACCTGTTCGAATCGTATCAAGCGAATTTCTAGGAGCGTTCTATCGCGTGGAGTGCGAGTTACAACACGACTCAACCGCGAAAGAGATCATTGTTGATGTGCCTGTTAAAGAGTTCAATCGATTGAAGCTGCGCCGCAGTGATATTCGTTACGTGGCATTCGATCAAGAAGGCTTGAGAGCTTACCCATCGAAAAGCTTACAAGTGATGAAAGACGAGGCGGCGTAA
- a CDS encoding putative 2-aminoethylphosphonate ABC transporter permease subunit translates to MESTQMMQSKLLFQRRVQPFLARLSKDNVILFGLLAFLSVVMTLFILMPLWAMLKKSVQNADGEFVGLQNFATYFASQSLWQSVGNTFTLGLLVTTVVGVLAFGYAYALTRSCMPFKGLFQVLGSAPILAPSLLPAISLIFLFGNQGIAKEVLGGNSVYGLIGISLGLIFWTFPHALMILTTSLRTSDARLYEAARALNTSSLKTFFMVTLPAAKYGLISTLIVVFTLVVCDFGVPKVIGGSYNVLSTDIFKQVVGQQNFSMGAVTSILLLLPALLAFTVDRWVQKKQKSLFDTRSVAYQPEPNTVRDGLCFLYCTIISAAVVIVLGMAIYGSMVTFWPWNKALTLNNYNFAEMSTYGWTPFFNSLTLGAWTAIIGTVLIFLGAYCIEKGRAFGPVRQAMQMLSVVPMAVPGMVLGLGYIFYFNDLSNPLNFLYGTMAFLVINTVVHYYTVGHMTALTALKQLPSEIEATAASVNLPQYKLFFKVTVPVCLPAILDIATYLFINALTTTSAVVFLYSTDTIPASVSVLNMDDAGQTGAAAAMAVMIMISAASAKLIHMLINKLFEKRTQAWRKR, encoded by the coding sequence ATGGAATCGACTCAAATGATGCAATCTAAGCTGCTATTTCAACGACGAGTACAACCTTTTCTTGCTCGGTTGAGTAAAGACAACGTTATCCTATTTGGGCTGCTGGCATTCTTGTCTGTAGTCATGACACTGTTTATTCTGATGCCATTGTGGGCAATGTTGAAAAAGAGTGTTCAAAACGCAGATGGCGAATTTGTCGGTTTACAGAATTTCGCGACGTATTTTGCTTCTCAAAGCTTGTGGCAATCCGTTGGTAACACTTTCACCTTGGGTTTGTTGGTAACGACAGTGGTTGGCGTTTTAGCGTTTGGTTATGCCTATGCTTTGACTCGTTCATGCATGCCTTTTAAGGGACTATTTCAGGTATTAGGCTCTGCGCCGATACTTGCGCCTTCATTACTTCCTGCAATTAGTCTGATCTTCCTATTTGGTAACCAAGGTATCGCCAAAGAAGTCCTCGGTGGAAACTCGGTATACGGCTTGATTGGTATCTCACTCGGCTTGATATTTTGGACTTTCCCACATGCACTGATGATTCTAACCACTTCACTCAGAACGTCCGATGCTCGTCTTTATGAGGCAGCCCGTGCTCTAAATACTTCATCGCTCAAAACCTTCTTCATGGTGACCTTACCTGCAGCCAAATATGGTTTGATCAGCACTCTGATCGTTGTGTTTACGCTGGTGGTGTGTGACTTTGGTGTACCAAAGGTTATTGGCGGTAGCTACAACGTTCTATCGACGGACATCTTTAAACAAGTAGTCGGTCAACAAAACTTCTCGATGGGTGCGGTGACCAGTATCTTGTTGCTATTACCTGCATTGCTCGCATTTACAGTGGATCGCTGGGTGCAAAAGAAACAGAAGAGCTTGTTTGATACTCGTTCTGTCGCGTATCAACCAGAGCCAAATACCGTGCGTGACGGCTTGTGTTTTCTTTATTGCACGATCATTTCGGCTGCTGTCGTTATCGTGTTGGGCATGGCGATATACGGTTCTATGGTGACCTTCTGGCCTTGGAACAAAGCGCTTACACTGAACAACTATAATTTCGCAGAGATGAGTACCTATGGTTGGACTCCGTTCTTCAACTCTCTAACGCTTGGCGCATGGACTGCCATTATCGGTACCGTGTTGATTTTCTTAGGTGCGTACTGCATTGAGAAGGGCAGAGCATTCGGTCCTGTTCGTCAGGCGATGCAGATGCTCAGTGTTGTGCCAATGGCGGTTCCGGGGATGGTGTTAGGCTTGGGCTACATCTTCTACTTTAATGACTTAAGTAACCCACTCAACTTCCTATATGGCACGATGGCGTTCTTGGTTATCAATACCGTGGTCCACTACTACACTGTAGGGCACATGACGGCATTAACTGCGCTGAAGCAGTTACCTTCGGAAATTGAAGCCACCGCAGCCTCGGTAAACTTACCGCAATACAAGTTGTTCTTTAAGGTGACTGTGCCTGTTTGTCTGCCTGCGATTTTAGATATTGCGACATACCTGTTTATTAATGCACTTACCACGACATCTGCGGTAGTATTCTTGTATTCTACCGATACGATACCTGCGTCAGTTTCAGTACTGAATATGGATGATGCGGGGCAAACTGGTGCAGCAGCAGCCATGGCGGTGATGATCATGATATCTGCGGCGAGTGCGAAGTTGATTCATATGTTAATCAATAAGTTATTCGAGAAGCGCACGCAAGCTTGGCGCAAGCGCTAG
- the phnR gene encoding phosphonate utilization transcriptional regulator PhnR, which translates to MQYVKIKDVIVEQIESGMLTPRQKLPAERKLAESFDTTRVTLREALSSLEAEGRIYREDRRGWFISPAPLRYDPTQTLNFTNMALAQNRKPKTELVAAKGMLATKEATKLLELQPFSDVYRVDRVRYLEDRPVVYVTNYIRPELFPNLLDYDLSKSLTDIYREHFGVVYQKIRYRVSTTSLLGETAQALRATSGSPAMVVERVNYNQNGDLIDCDIEYWRHDAISIESIAQLDR; encoded by the coding sequence GTGCAGTACGTAAAAATCAAAGATGTCATCGTAGAGCAGATAGAGTCGGGGATGTTAACGCCACGACAGAAGCTGCCTGCAGAGCGTAAGTTGGCTGAATCGTTTGATACAACACGAGTTACGTTACGTGAAGCGTTATCTTCGCTCGAAGCGGAAGGGCGTATTTATCGAGAAGATCGCCGTGGTTGGTTTATCTCACCAGCGCCGCTGCGTTACGACCCAACACAAACTCTGAATTTCACTAATATGGCTCTGGCGCAGAATCGAAAGCCGAAAACAGAGTTAGTGGCGGCGAAAGGGATGTTGGCAACCAAGGAGGCGACTAAGCTTCTTGAGTTGCAACCGTTCTCAGACGTTTATCGAGTCGACAGAGTTCGCTACCTTGAAGACAGACCGGTTGTGTATGTGACGAACTACATTCGACCAGAGCTGTTTCCTAACTTGCTCGATTATGACCTGTCTAAATCGCTAACGGACATCTACCGTGAGCACTTTGGCGTGGTGTATCAGAAGATCCGTTACCGTGTGAGTACAACGTCTCTGTTGGGAGAAACCGCGCAAGCATTGCGTGCGACTTCAGGGTCTCCTGCAATGGTTGTCGAGCGTGTTAACTACAATCAAAACGGCGATTTGATTGACTGCGATATTGAGTATTGGCGTCATGACGCGATCAGCATCGAGTCGATAGCACAGCTAGATCGTTAG
- a CDS encoding multidrug transporter — protein sequence MEFSAIIIVIISALLHAGWNVLGKSNQGSGSSFFLASGFAAAAILTPYLIWYVYSVGFSNITIPFWQLLFLSGICQIIYLIGLGIAYKQADIGVIYPMARALPVLMVGLGTVLIGYELSLNQWVGFALITLGCLFVPLKQFSELRLKAYLNLGVLWALIAAIGTTGYSIIDKEALLLLESLSTPTITNKHTAIFYLGIQFWAIVIPLSIWLLVTNQRVEFTNAWILRKKATVAGIMMASTYGLVLFAMTMTENVSLVVALRQVSIIFGVVMGIYFLKEKWHMTRGVGVVFIIAGLVISLN from the coding sequence ATGGAATTCTCTGCCATCATCATCGTGATTATTTCGGCTCTGCTGCATGCGGGTTGGAATGTCCTAGGTAAATCAAATCAAGGCTCTGGCTCATCTTTTTTCTTAGCGTCTGGCTTTGCCGCTGCCGCGATTCTGACCCCTTATTTGATTTGGTATGTCTATAGCGTCGGCTTTTCCAACATCACAATTCCATTCTGGCAGTTGCTCTTCCTGAGTGGCATTTGCCAAATCATTTATTTAATCGGCTTAGGCATCGCCTATAAACAGGCTGATATTGGTGTTATCTATCCAATGGCACGAGCGCTACCTGTGTTAATGGTAGGTTTGGGGACCGTATTGATTGGCTATGAGTTGTCACTGAATCAATGGGTTGGTTTTGCACTGATCACATTAGGCTGTTTGTTTGTTCCATTGAAACAGTTCTCTGAGCTGAGGCTCAAGGCTTACCTGAACCTTGGTGTGTTGTGGGCACTCATCGCCGCTATTGGTACCACGGGTTACTCCATTATTGATAAAGAAGCGCTTTTGTTATTGGAGTCATTAAGCACGCCTACCATTACGAATAAACACACGGCGATTTTCTACCTAGGCATTCAGTTTTGGGCGATAGTGATTCCGTTGAGTATTTGGTTGTTGGTGACCAATCAAAGAGTTGAGTTCACCAACGCATGGATACTGCGTAAGAAAGCCACGGTTGCAGGTATTATGATGGCATCGACTTATGGCTTAGTGTTATTTGCAATGACCATGACAGAGAACGTCAGCTTGGTTGTGGCACTGAGGCAAGTAAGTATCATTTTCGGCGTAGTGATGGGGATCTACTTTTTAAAGGAAAAGTGGCACATGACTCGCGGTGTAGGCGTCGTTTTTATCATTGCCGGTTTAGTTATCTCACTGAATTAA